A part of Gracilimonas sp. genomic DNA contains:
- the rsfS gene encoding ribosome silencing factor: MTDIKQPAKKQFENAFTDDTPDSQEMVEVITEALLSRKGKDITVLDVSELTTLTDYFVVCHGNSDVQIKALADVVEDDVREKMGEKAWKKEGLQGRSWVILDFVNIVVHVMSKEKRDFYGLERMWNDAKVTYIEDSDEK, encoded by the coding sequence ATGACCGACATCAAACAACCAGCAAAAAAACAATTTGAAAACGCCTTTACGGATGACACTCCCGATTCACAGGAAATGGTAGAAGTGATCACGGAAGCCCTGCTTAGCCGAAAAGGTAAAGACATTACGGTGCTGGATGTTTCTGAGCTCACTACGCTTACCGATTATTTCGTAGTGTGCCATGGTAATTCAGATGTACAAATTAAGGCCCTTGCTGATGTAGTGGAAGACGATGTTCGTGAAAAAATGGGCGAAAAGGCCTGGAAGAAAGAAGGCCTGCAAGGGCGCTCATGGGTAATCCTGGATTTTGTAAACATTGTAGTACATGTAATGAGTAAAGAAAAACGCGACTTCTACGGGCTCGAACGCATGTGGAATGATGCTAAGGTTACCTATATTGAAGATTCTGACGAAAAATGA
- a CDS encoding methyltransferase domain-containing protein, translating into MPVFLSKRRPNLIEYMDHKDCDPALLENTYRQFATINLLLSQWKSIYKNELRPLMHESKTYTLLDIGFGGGDVPIQLTEWAKKDGIDVKITAIETDKRAFDYVQKIDTPNEITFKYCSSTDLLSESVSFDFVISNHVLHHLSEHQTNQILKEAKALASQKVIFNDIERSDIGFALFTTFARLIFRNSFIVADGLTSIKRSYTKAEIKEMIPKNWTVKRLFPFRLLLIHDKS; encoded by the coding sequence ATGCCTGTATTTCTATCAAAGCGCCGGCCAAACCTGATAGAATACATGGATCACAAAGATTGTGATCCTGCTCTTTTAGAGAATACCTATCGTCAATTTGCAACCATCAACCTGCTGCTATCACAGTGGAAAAGCATCTATAAGAATGAACTCCGGCCTCTGATGCATGAAAGCAAAACCTACACCCTCCTTGATATTGGATTTGGTGGAGGCGATGTTCCGATACAACTAACGGAGTGGGCTAAGAAGGATGGGATTGATGTAAAGATTACAGCCATAGAAACAGACAAACGCGCCTTCGACTACGTTCAAAAAATCGACACTCCGAATGAGATTACATTTAAGTACTGTTCTTCTACCGATCTGCTTTCCGAATCCGTCTCATTCGATTTTGTGATTTCCAATCACGTGCTTCATCATCTTTCTGAACATCAAACCAACCAGATTTTAAAAGAAGCTAAAGCGCTGGCTTCTCAAAAAGTAATCTTTAATGATATTGAGCGAAGTGATATAGGGTTTGCTCTCTTCACTACTTTTGCCCGATTGATTTTCAGAAACTCTTTTATCGTTGCCGATGGATTAACCTCCATAAAACGCAGCTATACAAAAGCCGAGATTAAAGAAATGATTCCAAAAAATTGGACGGTAAAACGATTATTTCCCTTTCGCCTATTATTGATACATGACAAAAGCTGA
- a CDS encoding LytR C-terminal domain-containing protein, with translation MADTNGKSSSGTNELFLNAAIGFLSVLLLVLFAALFTRIVYPRIFNERAELQSELISEIIQIEVLNGCGISGIANSYTGLLRKNGFDVVETGNFETFDLQETLIISRSGVMDNAYRVANALGVSEQNVIRESSPDFYLDVSVIIGHDFEKLNTD, from the coding sequence ATGGCAGATACAAACGGCAAGAGCTCTTCCGGTACTAACGAACTTTTTTTAAACGCCGCCATTGGATTTTTAAGTGTACTCCTGTTGGTTTTGTTTGCTGCACTTTTTACCCGCATTGTTTACCCGCGTATTTTTAATGAAAGGGCTGAACTTCAATCAGAGCTTATAAGCGAAATAATCCAGATTGAGGTTTTAAATGGCTGTGGGATATCAGGCATAGCCAATTCCTACACCGGACTTCTTAGAAAAAATGGATTTGATGTAGTTGAAACCGGAAACTTTGAAACGTTTGACCTCCAGGAAACCCTTATAATATCACGAAGCGGAGTAATGGATAACGCTTACCGGGTAGCCAATGCACTTGGCGTTTCTGAACAAAATGTAATACGGGAGTCTTCTCCCGACTTCTATCTTGACGTAAGCGTAATTATAGGCCACGACTTTGAAAAACTAAACACTGATTAA
- a CDS encoding MATE family efflux transporter has protein sequence MKIPRREIKKEGLKLLAIGSPIIATQLLRMGLNFTDTVMAGNLSALDLAAVAIGNAIYMPIGIFCMATLIAVNPVVSQLLGARKFEEIGKSARQMFWLILMLTIPAFFLIRNLDLVMHLMGVTPEIIPLADGYLKAISWGILPLLAYAGVRYFSEGLSVTKPAMYIAAASLVLNVGANYVLMYGKLGFPALGAIGTGYATSIINFFGAVIFIAFTASFKPFKRFNIFERTTGPEWKYIGELIKVGVPNGISSSMEVLLFATVSLLMGTLSVKAAAAHQIAINVAATMFMIPFGLSMAISQRVGFSWGQGSMAKARFRGFVGIIICAGVMTLTAILLFLAPEFIISIYTDDIDVATVAVSLLFMAAIFQISDGLQVGAFGALRGLKDTRVPMIVNFISYWLIGFPTGYLLGIHLGYGPEGLWIGLIGGLSVAAVLHNYRFNKLTKAKNTI, from the coding sequence ATGAAAATCCCTCGTAGAGAAATAAAGAAAGAAGGCCTGAAATTACTGGCCATTGGAAGCCCCATTATTGCCACCCAGCTTTTGCGCATGGGACTTAATTTTACCGATACCGTGATGGCAGGTAATCTTTCTGCTCTTGATCTTGCTGCCGTTGCCATAGGGAATGCTATTTATATGCCCATCGGGATTTTTTGCATGGCTACACTCATTGCCGTTAATCCGGTGGTTTCTCAGCTTTTGGGAGCCCGTAAGTTTGAGGAAATAGGTAAGAGTGCCCGGCAGATGTTCTGGCTTATCCTCATGCTTACCATCCCGGCCTTCTTCCTGATACGCAATCTGGATTTGGTGATGCACCTCATGGGTGTTACTCCGGAAATTATTCCCTTAGCCGATGGATACCTGAAAGCTATTTCCTGGGGGATTTTACCGCTGCTTGCCTATGCTGGCGTGCGTTATTTTAGTGAGGGACTATCCGTCACCAAGCCGGCTATGTATATCGCAGCCGCGAGCCTTGTACTCAACGTTGGAGCCAATTATGTGCTGATGTATGGAAAATTAGGGTTTCCTGCGTTGGGGGCGATAGGAACCGGCTATGCGACTTCAATTATTAACTTTTTCGGAGCCGTGATTTTTATCGCCTTTACTGCCTCATTCAAACCCTTCAAACGATTTAATATTTTTGAACGAACAACCGGACCGGAGTGGAAATACATTGGAGAACTCATTAAAGTCGGGGTTCCAAACGGAATCAGCTCTTCAATGGAAGTACTGCTTTTTGCTACCGTCAGCTTATTAATGGGAACACTTAGTGTAAAAGCAGCAGCAGCTCACCAAATCGCCATTAATGTAGCTGCCACTATGTTCATGATTCCCTTTGGGCTTTCTATGGCAATATCTCAGCGAGTAGGGTTTTCGTGGGGACAGGGATCGATGGCCAAAGCCCGATTTCGTGGATTTGTGGGAATTATCATTTGTGCAGGAGTGATGACGCTTACCGCCATTTTATTATTTCTGGCCCCCGAATTTATCATCAGTATTTACACCGACGATATTGATGTAGCAACCGTTGCCGTTTCCCTGCTTTTTATGGCTGCCATTTTCCAGATTTCAGATGGATTACAGGTAGGTGCTTTTGGAGCGCTGCGAGGACTGAAAGACACCCGTGTTCCCATGATTGTGAATTTCATTTCCTACTGGCTGATTGGTTTTCCAACGGGATATCTGTTAGGAATTCATCTCGGATACGGGCCCGAAGGCCTTTGGATTGGGCTGATTGGGGGACTGAGTGTAGCAGCCGTTCTCCATAATTATCGATTTAATAAGCTTACTAAAGCCAAAAACACAATCTGA
- the queA gene encoding tRNA preQ1(34) S-adenosylmethionine ribosyltransferase-isomerase QueA: MKLTDFKFEIDDLNIPEEPLKKRDSAKLMVLNRAEKTIEHTTFDKIHEYINKDDVMIYNNTKVFPARLNGKKEKTEADIEVFLLRELMPENMLWDVLVEPARKIRIGNKLYFGEEDEELMAEVVDNTTSRGRTIRFLYEGPNQELYNRLDELGKMPLPPYIEREPVEEDKERYQTIFATERGAVAAPAAGMHFTEELVEKIKKKGVEFLPTTLHIGWGIFRNVEVEDLTKHRMDSDNYFISKDTSDKINETLKKKKNRVIAIGSSSCRTIETSVMASGMSKAGTGWTDKFIYPPYDFKITEGLVINFHQPESTRLMLAAAFAGYDFLMEAYEEAKKNDYRMFAFGDAMLIL; this comes from the coding sequence ATGAAGCTCACCGACTTTAAATTTGAAATCGACGATTTAAACATTCCTGAAGAACCACTGAAGAAAAGAGATTCAGCCAAATTGATGGTTCTTAATCGTGCTGAAAAAACTATCGAGCATACTACATTTGATAAGATTCATGAATACATCAACAAAGATGATGTCATGATCTACAACAATACCAAAGTGTTCCCCGCTCGCCTGAATGGTAAGAAAGAGAAAACAGAAGCTGATATTGAAGTTTTTCTGTTAAGGGAATTGATGCCTGAAAATATGCTTTGGGATGTGTTGGTTGAGCCTGCCCGTAAAATCCGAATTGGTAATAAATTGTACTTCGGTGAAGAAGACGAAGAGCTGATGGCTGAAGTAGTAGACAATACTACATCCCGTGGACGCACCATTCGGTTTTTATATGAAGGGCCAAATCAAGAGCTATATAACAGGCTGGATGAGCTCGGCAAGATGCCTTTGCCTCCATATATTGAGCGTGAGCCTGTTGAGGAAGATAAAGAACGCTACCAAACGATTTTTGCTACCGAACGTGGCGCAGTTGCTGCTCCAGCGGCTGGTATGCATTTTACTGAAGAGTTAGTTGAGAAAATCAAAAAGAAAGGTGTTGAGTTCTTGCCAACCACTCTTCACATTGGCTGGGGAATCTTCCGCAATGTTGAGGTAGAAGATCTGACCAAGCACCGCATGGATTCAGATAATTACTTCATTTCTAAAGATACCTCTGATAAAATTAATGAGACTCTGAAGAAGAAAAAGAACCGGGTAATTGCCATTGGTTCAAGTTCCTGCCGAACAATTGAAACGAGTGTGATGGCCAGTGGCATGTCTAAAGCTGGTACCGGCTGGACTGATAAGTTCATTTATCCCCCTTACGATTTTAAAATCACTGAAGGATTGGTTATCAATTTCCATCAGCCAGAATCTACGCGACTTATGCTGGCAGCGGCTTTTGCAGGTTACGACTTCCTGATGGAAGCTTACGAAGAAGCCAAGAAAAATGATTACCGTATGTTTGCATTCGGTGATGCAATGCTGATTCTTTAG
- a CDS encoding type III polyketide synthase gives MAIFIHDIATSVPPFSSDQQHIREVMKKHVGTDRKTKSIIHRIYTQSGIEKRHSVVQDFEPNQHGKLFFNGQVKTEPGTAARNQVYEKESRKLFVDVGRKLLADNPHISSEEITHVITVSCTGFYAPGPDYELVKALGLKPSTERFHVGFMGCYAAFPAMKMAQSFCKADPDAVVLLVSAELCTLHFQFKNDTDNLLSGSVFADGAAGMIISSKPPKKQSFEIQQFASSLVPKGEKDMAWTIGDSGFNMVLSTYVPDIIKENLESVVKPLYNKYNLNNQDIDYWALHPGGRAILDKIEDSLKLSPEQISASRSVLAEFGNMSSATVLFVLKKLLDSELSAGQNVLSMAFGPGLTIESGLLKVIHPKQN, from the coding sequence ATGGCCATTTTTATTCATGATATAGCAACTTCAGTTCCTCCTTTCTCAAGTGATCAGCAGCACATCCGCGAAGTCATGAAAAAGCATGTAGGAACCGATCGAAAAACCAAATCCATTATTCATCGCATCTATACGCAGTCTGGGATAGAAAAACGGCATTCTGTAGTACAAGATTTTGAACCCAACCAACATGGCAAATTATTTTTCAATGGTCAGGTTAAAACAGAACCGGGTACCGCAGCCCGAAATCAGGTATACGAGAAAGAATCAAGAAAGCTTTTTGTGGATGTTGGTCGGAAACTGCTTGCTGATAATCCTCATATTTCTTCTGAAGAAATTACACACGTAATAACCGTTTCATGTACGGGTTTTTACGCTCCCGGGCCAGATTATGAATTAGTAAAAGCTCTGGGGCTTAAGCCCTCAACCGAACGCTTTCATGTTGGTTTTATGGGGTGCTATGCTGCTTTTCCAGCTATGAAAATGGCACAGTCTTTTTGCAAGGCCGACCCGGATGCCGTTGTTTTATTGGTAAGTGCAGAACTATGCACCCTCCATTTTCAATTTAAGAACGACACAGACAATTTACTATCGGGTTCTGTATTTGCAGATGGTGCTGCCGGAATGATTATCTCATCAAAACCACCAAAGAAACAAAGTTTTGAGATTCAGCAATTTGCATCTTCACTGGTTCCTAAGGGAGAAAAAGATATGGCCTGGACGATCGGCGATTCTGGCTTCAACATGGTGCTTTCCACCTATGTGCCGGATATCATCAAGGAAAACCTGGAGTCGGTCGTGAAGCCCCTCTATAATAAGTACAATCTCAACAACCAAGACATAGACTATTGGGCTCTGCATCCGGGAGGCCGGGCCATACTGGATAAAATTGAAGACAGCCTTAAGTTGAGTCCTGAGCAAATTTCTGCTTCCCGAAGTGTCTTGGCCGAATTTGGAAATATGAGCAGCGCTACGGTTTTATTTGTACTTAAGAAGTTACTCGATTCTGAGTTATCGGCCGGACAAAATGTCCTATCGATGGCTTTCGGCCCTGGCCTGACTATAGAAAGCGGTCTTTTGAAAGTAATCCACCCAAAGCAGAACTAA
- a CDS encoding D-glycerate dehydrogenase, translating into MPKILITEPIPDEVIAYLESFASVTIGKKGTYQSEEALVRDIPDYDGLLSMLSNPVSDTVLKAGKNLKVVANFAVGYDNIDVETAHKLEIKVANTPDVLTEACGDYAMGLLLALSRKFKEAEQYLRDGKFTGWEPLGFLGMELRDRTIGIIGMGRIGQAFANRARAFGMNIIYHNRAKLAEEIEKELEAEFISDHKELAKRSDVLSLNCPLTNETHHLVNQELLELMPEHALLINISRGAVIDEAALAQALHSEKIAGAALDVFEKEPEVHPDLLSAPNTILLPHIASATHRTREAIGMLAAKAILSVLEGKPDHEIPNLISR; encoded by the coding sequence ATGCCCAAAATCCTTATTACAGAGCCAATTCCTGATGAAGTAATTGCATATTTGGAGAGCTTCGCATCCGTCACGATCGGCAAAAAAGGAACCTACCAATCAGAAGAAGCACTGGTCAGGGACATCCCGGATTATGACGGCTTGCTTTCTATGCTTTCAAACCCTGTATCTGATACTGTTTTGAAGGCTGGAAAAAATCTGAAAGTGGTAGCAAATTTCGCGGTTGGATATGATAATATTGATGTTGAAACAGCTCATAAGCTGGAAATAAAAGTAGCTAATACTCCGGATGTACTAACCGAAGCATGTGGAGATTATGCAATGGGTTTGCTGCTTGCTCTTTCACGTAAGTTTAAGGAAGCCGAGCAGTATCTTCGCGATGGCAAATTCACAGGATGGGAACCGCTTGGTTTTTTGGGAATGGAATTGCGGGACAGAACCATCGGAATTATCGGCATGGGAAGAATTGGGCAGGCCTTTGCAAACCGGGCTCGTGCTTTTGGGATGAATATCATCTACCACAACCGAGCAAAGTTAGCCGAAGAAATAGAAAAAGAACTTGAGGCAGAATTTATTTCAGACCATAAAGAGCTGGCCAAACGTTCTGATGTCCTCAGCCTGAACTGCCCTCTTACAAACGAGACACATCACCTGGTGAATCAGGAGCTGCTTGAATTAATGCCGGAACATGCATTATTAATAAACATTTCAAGAGGTGCTGTTATTGATGAAGCTGCTTTGGCTCAGGCCTTACATTCAGAAAAAATAGCAGGCGCTGCTTTGGACGTATTTGAAAAAGAGCCTGAAGTACATCCTGATTTGTTATCCGCTCCGAATACTATTTTACTTCCACACATCGCCAGTGCCACCCATCGCACCAGAGAGGCTATCGGAATGCTTGCCGCTAAAGCCATTTTATCTGTACTGGAAGGCAAGCCCGATCATGAAATACCAAACTTGATTAGCCGTTAA
- the ispD gene encoding 2-C-methyl-D-erythritol 4-phosphate cytidylyltransferase: protein MSKLSVIIPAAGSGERMASDIPKPFLKVGSKTILEHTISRFLEVPDVVQIIVATSKKYIPEIKSIFDQVPTTLDIQVVEGGKERQFSIYNALKLVSPNSELVAVHDAVRPFVRKQLIEECCSVASKVGGAVLGVPAKDTIKRVDKNKVIEDTPNRSFLWQAQTPQVFQKALLMKAYESALKDHFVGTDDASLVERVGGVIQMVEGDRENLKITYPIDLKIAELILGVEK, encoded by the coding sequence ATGTCGAAACTGTCGGTCATAATACCGGCGGCAGGGTCGGGCGAGAGAATGGCTTCTGATATCCCTAAGCCTTTTTTGAAGGTGGGGAGTAAAACCATTCTCGAACATACCATTTCCAGGTTTCTTGAGGTTCCTGATGTAGTTCAGATCATAGTAGCTACATCAAAAAAATATATTCCCGAGATTAAATCTATATTTGATCAGGTTCCCACTACCTTGGATATACAAGTAGTGGAGGGAGGAAAAGAGCGGCAATTTTCGATCTATAATGCGCTTAAACTCGTTTCCCCAAACAGTGAATTGGTTGCCGTGCATGATGCAGTTCGGCCCTTTGTACGCAAGCAGCTAATCGAAGAATGCTGTAGCGTCGCCTCAAAAGTTGGTGGGGCAGTGTTGGGTGTTCCTGCCAAGGATACCATCAAAAGAGTAGATAAGAATAAGGTTATCGAGGATACCCCAAATCGTTCTTTTTTATGGCAAGCTCAAACCCCTCAGGTTTTCCAAAAAGCTTTATTAATGAAGGCTTACGAATCGGCACTTAAAGATCATTTTGTTGGAACCGATGATGCTTCACTGGTTGAACGTGTTGGCGGAGTCATTCAAATGGTTGAAGGGGATCGGGAGAATTTGAAGATTACCTATCCTATAGATCTCAAAATTGCGGAATTAATTCTTGGAGTGGAAAAATGA
- a CDS encoding ATP-binding protein, translating into MSRAILKSPIKNRTWALAFLLTLIALVYGIFEIWTEQGELSEIEQVQLANQSVYKALQNYSEFEENFINESERFSAFAKRHLESNSPLNELADEAEKGFDFWGLSLFRDNELMLWTGFATKTLPAKPDSSSNDVFVSVEQNNNVTFLNLRTSLEVDQNDSLLHYELITRKRIKQENILPIGSNAELSPSLLFQSESEYPVHFSFFENPPQNVQFKTKISTQSIDSAGVIYTLAEDYGSYRSTQQNRYFLYRAIFYAVFICLVTLFLISVSRELSIWKSLLLKLFAITLAWAFFSNIEYGVGWIEIFYALGQEDFLLLKPMAKYGVHSLFILLLTIVCFRPLVFSEIELREKPKIIVPIMVVFFGFLCAFLLHFYIIETYNLFTQTSIPVLDLEVFPKWDTFVFYIISGVFSISCITLLTLLGWFILKLTFNPTIISFLFILSGYIVGMFILFELSATTHIAGWITLTTGIFFATILTFIFLAYKNPALFTYASRLRLLLLFSYISVCITYIAVYKGYSERLNGQMQRAAELFVDEEATQAENIARNLLTSLERSVSNLTEQDLNQRPSFVENYFTQQTQQLITEEWERFSISTQLVNNNGDIIGEYSSDLDSPAWTRAFNILSLVIPFEEEQIRLANLRPIVRERPLNETNSNYSSFRRAWIPLYENRAAPQRIGWILCSVYRERPQFEKPLRAVIASECSENWNASISITEYVDKLASRRNIVGIPLEIPSYLRLPDELTEEIMMEQDSSMFRTSGLGDQQIREFFIATSGEKIIRAATNHPGFDNHLFSVLRFFFSVLITGLLVLGSLFWKKDLNILGHNRRFRDRLIDRFVFASLLCLMALIATTYYAIKSQNQKSVQDQLLDKLGNLTDAISLQETQSPNASVIPLNELTSTLDADAALYRDKTINTSTTSQIYNQHLLPRILPWDVYESIYNRGNQQVTRKAILGNQQLLIGYQPWLNSEAEIAGIVAIPTFLEAPKFNEQLLSTTSYLLGFYVIIFGLFIIGAALISTQLTSPLEALREGLKKISGGDLETTLPVKSKDEIGSLTNAYNVMVYKLKDLQQDLARAEREAAWKEMAQQVAHEIKNPLTPMKLNLQHLERQLNVPEEEFKLMKPKIEKIAANMIEQIESLNHIASDFSKFAKPSSKEFKEIEINSLLASVAELYQPEDDLRIKTELYSEELYVMGVKEELRRVLVNLMKNASEAMPNGGTVTLCSLTDKDKPFVLIEVVDTGEGIPKENNEDIFVPNFSTKSSGTGLGLAISKKIIEEHDGKISFESTPGKETIFRITLPIHSRESGNA; encoded by the coding sequence ATGAGTAGAGCTATATTGAAATCCCCCATAAAAAATAGAACCTGGGCTCTTGCCTTTCTGCTGACTCTGATCGCTCTGGTCTATGGAATATTCGAAATTTGGACTGAACAAGGAGAGCTTTCTGAAATAGAACAGGTTCAACTGGCAAACCAGTCTGTCTATAAAGCGCTACAAAACTATAGCGAATTTGAAGAGAATTTTATCAATGAAAGCGAACGGTTTTCTGCATTTGCGAAACGGCACTTAGAGAGCAATAGTCCTTTAAATGAATTAGCTGATGAAGCTGAGAAAGGCTTTGACTTCTGGGGACTTTCCCTGTTTCGGGATAACGAGCTGATGCTATGGACCGGGTTTGCGACAAAAACACTTCCTGCTAAACCTGATAGCAGCAGCAATGATGTGTTCGTAAGCGTTGAGCAAAATAATAACGTCACCTTCTTAAATCTGCGTACTTCCCTGGAAGTTGATCAGAATGATTCCTTATTACATTATGAACTCATTACCCGGAAAAGAATTAAGCAGGAGAATATTTTACCCATTGGGAGTAATGCTGAGCTTAGTCCTTCGTTGCTTTTTCAATCAGAATCAGAATATCCTGTCCATTTTAGCTTTTTTGAAAATCCTCCACAGAACGTTCAGTTCAAGACAAAAATATCTACTCAAAGTATAGATTCGGCCGGGGTAATTTATACGCTTGCTGAAGACTATGGAAGCTACAGATCAACCCAACAAAATCGCTACTTTTTATACAGGGCTATTTTTTATGCGGTCTTCATTTGCCTTGTGACTCTATTTTTAATCTCCGTTTCCAGGGAGTTGAGTATATGGAAATCATTATTGCTCAAGCTTTTTGCCATCACGCTGGCCTGGGCCTTCTTTTCCAATATAGAATATGGTGTAGGCTGGATTGAAATTTTCTATGCCTTAGGGCAGGAGGATTTCCTGCTCCTAAAACCAATGGCTAAATACGGCGTGCATTCTTTATTCATTCTGTTACTAACCATCGTTTGTTTTCGTCCGTTGGTTTTTTCAGAGATAGAGCTTCGGGAAAAGCCTAAAATTATTGTACCAATAATGGTGGTCTTCTTTGGTTTTTTATGTGCCTTTTTGCTCCACTTTTATATTATAGAGACCTACAACCTCTTCACACAAACTTCAATTCCGGTTTTAGATCTTGAAGTATTTCCAAAATGGGATACCTTCGTTTTTTATATCATTTCGGGCGTTTTTTCCATCTCGTGTATTACCCTATTAACACTGCTTGGCTGGTTTATCTTAAAGCTGACATTTAACCCTACTATCATATCTTTCTTATTTATTCTCTCAGGGTATATAGTTGGGATGTTTATCCTGTTCGAATTAAGTGCGACTACTCATATTGCAGGCTGGATCACTCTGACCACAGGAATTTTCTTCGCCACCATTCTTACTTTCATTTTTCTGGCTTATAAGAATCCTGCGTTATTCACTTACGCATCTCGCTTGCGGTTACTGCTATTATTCAGCTACATCTCGGTTTGTATAACATATATTGCTGTTTATAAAGGGTATTCTGAGCGACTAAATGGGCAAATGCAGCGTGCGGCCGAGTTATTTGTAGACGAGGAAGCTACTCAAGCTGAAAACATTGCGAGAAATTTGTTAACCAGCCTGGAACGGTCGGTATCAAACCTTACCGAGCAGGATTTAAACCAGCGCCCATCTTTTGTAGAAAACTATTTCACCCAGCAAACACAACAACTCATCACGGAAGAGTGGGAGCGGTTTTCGATTTCTACCCAACTCGTTAACAATAACGGCGATATTATCGGTGAATATTCGTCTGATTTGGATTCTCCGGCATGGACCCGTGCTTTCAACATTTTGTCTCTTGTTATTCCGTTCGAAGAAGAACAAATAAGATTAGCAAACCTGAGACCTATTGTACGTGAGAGGCCACTGAATGAGACAAATTCTAACTACTCCTCATTTCGGCGTGCATGGATTCCACTTTATGAAAATCGAGCCGCCCCGCAACGGATAGGATGGATATTATGCTCTGTTTATCGCGAACGCCCTCAATTTGAAAAGCCATTACGTGCTGTTATTGCCTCAGAGTGCAGTGAGAACTGGAATGCGTCTATCAGCATCACAGAATATGTAGATAAACTCGCCTCTCGCAGAAATATCGTTGGTATTCCTTTGGAAATACCCAGCTATTTGCGGCTTCCTGATGAGTTAACTGAGGAAATCATGATGGAACAGGATTCCTCGATGTTCCGAACATCAGGGCTGGGAGATCAACAAATCCGGGAATTCTTTATTGCAACTTCCGGTGAGAAAATTATTCGGGCGGCCACGAACCATCCTGGTTTTGACAACCATCTTTTTTCCGTTCTTCGTTTTTTCTTTAGTGTATTGATTACCGGGTTACTCGTTCTGGGCTCTCTTTTCTGGAAAAAAGACCTGAATATTCTTGGTCATAACAGACGATTCCGGGACCGGTTGATTGATCGGTTCGTTTTTGCCTCCCTGCTCTGCCTGATGGCATTAATTGCCACCACGTATTATGCCATCAAGAGCCAAAACCAGAAAAGCGTACAGGATCAGCTGCTTGATAAACTCGGCAATCTTACTGATGCCATTTCTCTTCAGGAGACACAATCGCCCAACGCCTCTGTAATACCCCTGAATGAACTGACATCCACACTCGATGCTGATGCCGCTCTTTACAGGGATAAAACTATAAACACATCTACCACCAGCCAGATTTATAATCAACATCTTCTGCCAAGAATATTGCCCTGGGATGTATATGAATCTATTTACAACAGGGGTAACCAGCAGGTTACAAGGAAAGCGATACTTGGTAATCAGCAACTGTTGATAGGTTATCAACCCTGGCTCAACAGTGAAGCAGAAATTGCCGGAATTGTAGCGATCCCAACATTCCTTGAAGCTCCTAAATTCAATGAACAGCTGCTTTCTACAACCAGCTATTTACTTGGCTTTTATGTAATTATTTTCGGGCTTTTCATTATCGGAGCTGCTTTAATCTCTACCCAATTAACCTCACCCCTTGAAGCACTCCGTGAGGGACTGAAGAAAATATCCGGCGGGGATTTGGAAACCACGCTACCCGTGAAAAGCAAAGATGAAATTGGCTCTCTGACAAATGCCTACAACGTCATGGTGTATAAGTTAAAAGATCTGCAGCAAGATCTGGCCCGTGCCGAACGAGAAGCCGCATGGAAAGAGATGGCCCAGCAGGTTGCCCATGAAATTAAAAATCCGCTTACTCCAATGAAGTTAAACTTGCAGCACCTGGAACGTCAGCTTAATGTGCCAGAGGAAGAGTTCAAACTGATGAAGCCAAAAATAGAGAAGATAGCTGCTAATATGATTGAGCAAATTGAATCTCTGAATCATATTGCTTCAGACTTTTCTAAGTTTGCAAAACCATCCAGTAAAGAATTCAAAGAGATTGAAATAAATAGTTTACTGGCTTCTGTAGCAGAGCTCTATCAACCTGAAGATGACCTTAGAATTAAAACAGAACTGTATTCTGAAGAATTATATGTAATGGGTGTTAAGGAGGAACTTCGCAGGGTACTTGTTAACTTAATGAAGAATGCTTCAGAAGCCATGCCCAATGGAGGGACTGTCACTTTATGCTCATTGACCGATAAAGACAAACCATTTGTGCTCATAGAAGTTGTAGACACCGGCGAAGGCATCCCAAAAGAAAATAATGAGGATATTTTTGTCCCTAACTTCTCTACAAAATCAAGTGGCACTGGCTTAGGGTTGGCTATCTCGAAAAAAATCATTGAAGAACATGATGGTAAAATATCCTTTGAATCTACCCCTGGTAAGGAAACCATCTTTAGAATAACTCTTCCAATCCATAGCAGAGAATCAGGGAATGCCTAA